The genomic stretch CGAGGACAGGGCCACCGAGGAGCAGCTCATCACGCCATGGTCATTCTCCGTCGCCAGGTAAACACTGCTTCTCCAGAACATTCGCCAAAGATAACCTTCTATGGCCGATCCAAGTTCCATGGCGAATCTCCCCCTGTCGAAACAAGTTCACATAGCAGCAAATTGATTGACAGAGTTCGTTTCTATGGAGAAGCTTTCTAGTACTACTCTATATGTGAGCCGTACTGCATATACTAGTGCGAGATCATGCGATCTTGATGCCCTTCTCATGACCTATACGCTTTAATCGGTAGTAACGTGCCCATTATCAATTAGTGCGCATGTATTTTAGGTGCGCTAGAAAGTTTACTTTTCTCCATCTAGGGTAGTAAGTTAGGGTGCGTTTTTACAGCTGCCGTTGAAAGTTCTTGCTCAGTTTGCTCTGTTTCTTGACGTTATCAGTCGCCGTCCACACTGATACGCCGGGGCAGAACATATGCGTCTCGCTTACTGCAGCCTTGATTGACACACCAAACAAACGAAGAACAATTTCAGCAACAAATATCACGACTCTGCAGACACAACATCGCTCACACATTTCCAAATCGAGCAGTGTTTTCTCATCCTCTGGAAACAGAGTACTCTGCTCACGCATTTCCTGTTCAAACACACCACTGACGAGCATTCCCCTTGCGCGCAACAGCGGGCACTCGCTGCTGAGGGACCCCCGGCACAACAAGGGGCTGGCCTTCTCGGAGAAGGAGCGCGACGCGCACTACCTGCGGGGCCTCCTCCCGCCGGCGATCTTCTCCCAGGAACACCAGGAGAAGAAGATCATGCACAACCTACGCCAGTACACCGTGCCGCTACAGCGCTACATCGCCATGATGGACCTCCAGGAGAGGAACGAGAGGCTCTTCTACAAGCTCCTCATCGACAACGTTGAGGAGCTGCTCCCCGTCGTCTACACGCCCGTGGTCGGAGAGGCGTGCCAGAAGTACGGCAGCATCTACCGGCGCCCGCAGGGGCTCTACATCAGCCTCAAGGACAAGTGGGTTCCCCTCCTCTGCCTATTTTGCACTTCTCACGAGAAATGTTAATGACTGCGCGGTCTGACATGATGTGTGTTTTCATCAGGGGCAAGGTCCTTGAGGTGCTCAAGAACTGGCCTGAGAGGAGCATCCAGGTCATCGTCGTCACCGATGGCGAGCGCATTCTGGGGCTCGGAGATCTGGGTTGCCAGGGAATGGGGATTCCTGTTGGCAAGCTGTCCCTCTACACCGCCCTCGGAGGAGTCCGTCCATCTGCTGTAAGTGTTGCTCTGAATGTTCTTCCTTTCTCATACATACTATTCTGAAAAGGACATGAAATTATCAAAACTAGAGGGACTGTTTTGCTGACTGGCTTTTTGTATCATGGTGCTTCTTCAGTGCCTGCCAATCACGATTGATGTCGGCACCAACAACCAGACACTGCTCGATGACGAGTACTACATCGGGCTCAAGCAACGCCGTGCTACTGGCGAGGTAGCCCCCCTACTCTGTAGCGGGTGATATGTCAGACTCTGTTGAGTAATTTGTATCGATGCTGAATTTTGTGTTTGTTTCATTGTTGCCAGGAATACCATGAGCTTCTGCAGGAGTTCATGACTGCTGTCAAGCAGAACTACGGTGAGAAGGTCCTTGTTCAGTTCGAGGACTTTGCCAACCACAATGCTTTCGACCTACTCGCCAAGTACAGCAAGAGCCATCTCGTCTTCAATGACGATATCCAGGTGACTTGATGCCTGATTAACTAATCACTACATGGTGCATCATTTGGTTACTGCTGTCTCTATCTTCAGAGTTTCTTACTGAATACAAAATGACGGAATTGCAGGGCACGGCATCAGTTGTCCTGGCAGGTCTCTTGGCGGCGCTGAAGGTGATCGGCGGAGGCCTCGCAGACCAGACTTACCTCTTCCTTGGTGCTGGAGAGGCCGGCACTGGCATTGCAGAGCTTATTGCTCTTGAGATGTCGAAACATGTAAGAATACAGTCAACAGTGCTGTGCCCCGTTGTTCATGAGATAATTCATGGTGATTATATCATTGATTGATCTTACCTGTGCCCGGACCTTATCAATCGCTTGATTGTGCAGACGGAACTCCCAATCGATGACTGCCGCAAGAAGATCTGGCTGGTGGACTCTAAGGTTGGTTGCTGATATCAGGAACAGCAAACATTGAAATTAGCAGTTTATTTCTGTACACTAAGATTATTGTCTGAATGTGCAGGGACTGCTGGTGGAGTCGAGAAAAGAGTCTCTCCAGCACTTCAAGAAGCCATTCGCTCACGAGCATGAGCCCCTGACGACCCTGCTGGAGGCCGTCCAGTCCATTAAGCCAACCGTGCTGATCGGAACCTCGGGCGTCGGGAAGACCTTCACCCAGGAGGTGGTCGAAGCCATGGCCTCCTTCAACGAGGTAACAGACTTACACATTGGCCATGCATTTGTCACTCAGGCTGTGGTTTTTTTCCCTTCGGTTTCGTGATGAACTGAAATTGTGAATGCAGAAACCTGTCATCTTCTCGCTGTCGAACCCGACGTCGCACTCGGAgtgcacggcggaggaggcctaCACCTGGACCAAGGGCACGGCGGTGTTCGCGTCCGGGAGCCCCTTCGACCCCGTGGAGTACGAGGGAAAGACGTACGTGCCCGGGCAGTCGAACAACGCCTACGTGTTCCCGGGGTTCGGCCTCGGAGTCGTCATCTCCGGCGCCATCCGCGTCCACGACGACATGCTCCTCGCCGCGTCGGAGGCGCTGGCGGAGCAGGTGAGCCAGGAGAACTTCGACAAGGGCCTCATCTTCCCGCCCTTCACCAACATCCGCAAGATCTCCGCCGAGATCGCCGCCAGGGTCGCCGCCAAGGCGTACGACCTCGGCCTGGCCAGCAGGCTGCCGCGGCCGGACGACCTGGTCAAGTACGCCGAGAGCTGCATGTACACCCCGCTCTACCGCAGCTACCGGTAAGACGGAGTTTTACAATGCTGCAGGGACCGGGTCCGCCAATAAAAACCAATCAAATCCCGGCTCAAAGCTTCAGTGGCGATGCTAAAAGGATACTACGTATAGAGCTGTTTTGTGTACCCGTATTTGCGCCTATGTATACTCTTTGTACTGATGTTTTACTTTAAGTTACTGTATTGTGATGTTTACGGGAGCCAGCACGCACCTGTCTATCTATGTGGAGGTGCTTGTCGTCGTCGATTCTTTTGTCAGATATATTGATTAAGCGAGTGTAACATTAGTAATGGTTTTATAATGAGCGTTCTTCCTATTCGTACGGAACTTGGATCAATGTAAGGTTAGTGGTGGTTGAATCGACATTGCATAGGGCACTTCTCCACCACCTCAGAAGATGACCAATCCAAACTCACTTGAGCGATTTTCTTGAAGGTTAGGAAGTATCCAATCTGAAGATTGCGAGCAATGGAAAATGCTAGCCAGGCTTGATCCCGGACGGCCTTCTCATTGACATCCTTCAACTTGATATCCCTCTTGAGGGTGATCTTCCTCGAGGACGTCCCCAAATAGGCCTAAAGGCGTCTGGGAGGGGAAAGTATCCCTAACCTAGGTTTTATCAACATATTGCAAAAGTGGGTAGGGGATACCAATTCATGGAAATGGCCGACATTGGGCGGCCTGCCTCTAGTGTTTGTTTTTGAAGTTGCCTTCTCCACCAGCCTTCACAAGGACACCAAGCTATAGAAACTAAAAACTGGAACAGTTTAGCAACGCAAGAGATGAACACAAATGAACAATAGTGCAAAATAATAAAAATGCACATCCAATATGCTTGTACAAAACTTGTGGTCCAATCACACCATCCCTATGATAAAAATGTGTCACATTTGAAACATtggctcatgaaaaacaatggaaAAGAGAATGAATATCAATAAAGAAAGTTACTCATGCAAATAATCACACACAATGCAAAGAGATGATTCTACCTTACTAAGAAATATGCACACATAATGtgcttgtacatatcacaaggttCAATAGGACCATCCCTTCCACAAAAACGTGCTACATATTAGTCCTTGGCATAGGCAACAAAACAGTGGAAATCGTAATTGGGGGGTCTCAAAGGAACAAAGCACGTACAAATCAATGAGGTGATACGAAATTAGCAAGTGAAAGAGCAtggagccccatgtgtggttttttgCAATTGACGACAAtttctatggactaatatttgcattgagtCATACTTGAAGGGTTTATCCATATACATGAAGTGGAGACCAAGGTTATATTCAAGGTGTGATCCAATGAATGATCATTTGAGAGTTGAGCCTATCAAAAGCATGTCTTGAAGAATATATGTTGTGTGAGCATTCACAGTTAATTTCAAGACAACGTCATTACGAAGAAGGAAAATATGATTTGAAGTTGATCGAGTTGAAGCGCAAGTtcaagataagaatttagaagagaTCATATGCATGAATCTTGCCATCTAGTTGGTGAAAATGGTTTTTCTTGAGAAGAGGCTCTACCATAGTGGAATAGGGGGTGACGTCTTGATgaagacatccctactacactactacctccgtcattgcaagatgaagatgaagctgctgtgaagctcatgtgcaatgaagttaggattggacctattacaagggctcgtgcgaagctactaaacaacatgtgaacttgttcctaaacaatactttgattgatgagaacttataCTGCCTAAgcctgttacttatgtatgatcaggtatgaaaagagagcaagcatcgcacgaggaggagaggagcagctggacgtgaagatggatgtgaagttggacatggagctggacatgaagacatcccatggacgcgcgagggaggagcgggaggcatgcgcgagagaggaagccaaagtccaggccagcccagcatccggtcagaccggccgccacgccggcgcgcccggtccctggcccggtccaaccgggcggcacgaCGGatccgccccggcgccaaccggacgctGCGCTTATGCCAACCGGGAGCTATACTGCAAGACACGACACGTCCCCGGTCgccacccggcgccaggcccggtttgaaccggactgGCCTGGTCCCAGGCCCAGTCGACCGGTCCCCAGGCcgaccgagtccgagtctgtctcgactagatcccgatctgggtcggttatttttgtatcttttcgacccctggtcgtcctgaacgcctata from Lolium rigidum isolate FL_2022 chromosome 4, APGP_CSIRO_Lrig_0.1, whole genome shotgun sequence encodes the following:
- the LOC124649070 gene encoding NADP-dependent malic enzyme, chloroplastic-like isoform X2 encodes the protein MVGGGVSDVYGEDRATEEQLITPWSFSVASGHSLLRDPRHNKGLAFSEKERDAHYLRGLLPPAIFSQEHQEKKIMHNLRQYTVPLQRYIAMMDLQERNERLFYKLLIDNVEELLPVVYTPVVGEACQKYGSIYRRPQGLYISLKDKGKVLEVLKNWPERSIQVIVVTDGERILGLGDLGCQGMGIPVGKLSLYTALGGVRPSACLPITIDVGTNNQTLLDDEYYIGLKQRRATGEEYHELLQEFMTAVKQNYGEKVLVQFEDFANHNAFDLLAKYSKSHLVFNDDIQGTASVVLAGLLAALKVIGGGLADQTYLFLGAGEAGTGIAELIALEMSKHTELPIDDCRKKIWLVDSKGLLVESRKESLQHFKKPFAHEHEPLTTLLEAVQSIKPTVLIGTSGVGKTFTQEVVEAMASFNEKPVIFSLSNPTSHSECTAEEAYTWTKGTAVFASGSPFDPVEYEGKTYVPGQSNNAYVFPGFGLGVVISGAIRVHDDMLLAASEALAEQVSQENFDKGLIFPPFTNIRKISAEIAARVAAKAYDLGLASRLPRPDDLVKYAESCMYTPLYRSYR
- the LOC124649070 gene encoding NADP-dependent malic enzyme, chloroplastic-like isoform X1; protein product: MELESAAKHEEDGVPQGASACRADGSGVHSLRGHSLLRDPRHNKGLAFSEKERDAHYLRGLLPPAIFSQEHQEKKIMHNLRQYTVPLQRYIAMMDLQERNERLFYKLLIDNVEELLPVVYTPVVGEACQKYGSIYRRPQGLYISLKDKGKVLEVLKNWPERSIQVIVVTDGERILGLGDLGCQGMGIPVGKLSLYTALGGVRPSACLPITIDVGTNNQTLLDDEYYIGLKQRRATGEEYHELLQEFMTAVKQNYGEKVLVQFEDFANHNAFDLLAKYSKSHLVFNDDIQGTASVVLAGLLAALKVIGGGLADQTYLFLGAGEAGTGIAELIALEMSKHTELPIDDCRKKIWLVDSKGLLVESRKESLQHFKKPFAHEHEPLTTLLEAVQSIKPTVLIGTSGVGKTFTQEVVEAMASFNEKPVIFSLSNPTSHSECTAEEAYTWTKGTAVFASGSPFDPVEYEGKTYVPGQSNNAYVFPGFGLGVVISGAIRVHDDMLLAASEALAEQVSQENFDKGLIFPPFTNIRKISAEIAARVAAKAYDLGLASRLPRPDDLVKYAESCMYTPLYRSYR